In Perognathus longimembris pacificus isolate PPM17 unplaced genomic scaffold, ASM2315922v1 HiC_scaffold_1590, whole genome shotgun sequence, the genomic window CCTCCACTGTGGTCCATTAACCACATCCTCCAGCAACCCCAGGTCCTCTCACCCAGAATCACCAACAGAGGCTCAGTGCAAACACATAGTTGGGTTAAGGAGTCACCTGGCCTGGGCCCTGTGCTCCTGCAGCGCTCACTCACCAAGGCCCCTCAGCGTTCATGCTGGCTACCCACCCACAAGAACCCCTTCCTACCCACACTGGCCAAGCCCCAAAGGAATGTGCCCCCATCCAAGTCTCCTAAGTGAATCATGCTAGCCGTGTTCCCGACCCCCAGGGCCATGCTAGCTGGGCCTCCTGTACCCCAACTCACCAGCacctattcccagcccatgccttTCCCCACCAAGATGTTCGTGGCCCAGCTCTCCTATCATGGAAAATAATTTACACTCATCTCCAACCATGGCTTAAAACTGGCCATGCCTGCAGACTGTGACAAGTCAtctccccccctctccttccccaaacACCTGGAAAAGAACCTGTTCCCTGCAATCAATACAGACACAACATATCTGCTGAAAACACATGCTGCGCTATCAAGATTTCTTCTCTTCACAAAGAGCCATTGCCCTCCCTATCCCACCCCTGCCCTTTCCAGGCCCTGCCGGCCTGACCTCCCCCTCTTCCTAATCAAAGGAGACCCCAGTTATAAGAGGGCTGCCATTGTTCCTCCAATCTGCCTACAAGACTCTGCATCCCTCTCAGCATTTTCTAGAAATAAGAGTACAAAATATAGCTCACTTTTCTGCCCTTTACTCTGATAGCCAGGGGACACTTTATTTACACTGCCTGTACCAGCAGGACTGCCTGCACATCCGGGTCTTCTCCGGTGCCTTGGTTGTGCTCAGCTCCCCTTAGTGCTTGTCCCTGGGACAGAACCATCAGCAGCTGGAGCCACtgccctccacccatccatcccacccCCAACCGACCCCCAACCTGAAGAGTGTAAATCCTACTTTCCTACTTTAAGGCAGCAGTAACTCCGTTTTGAAATCGTAGCCATCTTGTTGTTTTGGACTGTAAAAACTAGACTTTTTTTGTGCTGAAACTGCTGAAGCTCTAAACTccttaaacaaagctatcttagagccagccaggccccactctgggcctgtaaccttgggcctgcacaagctTTGAGATATAGCCATGCTGGCCAAAGATAAACAGGCCTGTGAGCCCGCTCAGGCCACCAAATACTCCACCTAGCAGGACAGGTTGTCAGAACCCAAACAACTGGAGGACTGTTTTGGTAACTTCTGTTCACCCTTGAATGTTTCTACCCCGGAGCCAATCAGAATTGTGCTGGaaccctaatcttgcttgaacacctggttgTTGTAACTTTGTGGGTTTTGCCGTTATAAGCCCTGTAAGATTTCAACTCAGGGTCCTCCTCGCtatctccgctgcgtcggtgaaTTGGACAagacccaagctgcagcttgcctgaataaatcCTTGCTTtggcattttggaatgtctggctcttgtGGTCTTCTTGGTGAGGGTCCTGCGACTTGGGTACAACAcaacccagccatccacccaaccccacccatccactGCACCCCGTCCAATCCACCACACCTCATGTACCCCATAACATGCACGCAACCCCACCCCGTCCACTCGACCCTGTCCACCCCACCCTGTCTACTCACTCTCACCCTGTCCACCCCATCCCTTCCACACAACCCCACGCAGTCCACACCTCCCATCCACCTTGTCTCACTCCGTCCACCCCTGTGCCACCCACCATGCACCATGCACTGCCTACCCCACACCTTCAAGCATGGCTGCAGGCCCCCGGAACTCATCCTCTCCGTCCCAGCTTCCAGCATCCCCTCAAGATACCTGGTCCCATGGTGACACCTATTCACAGACTATGTGATCACGAATGTACACAGGATACTATTGGTCCCGTGATCACATATGTACATGGAAAAACCATGGAACCATGACCACATAGGTGAATAAAATATTAGCGGTCCTATGATCGCCAATATGCATGCAGTGTTCGTGCCCCCGTGACGACATATATACATGGAATATTAGTAACCATATGATGACATGTGTGCACAGAACGTTAGAGGTCCAATGATCACTTATGTACATGGATTATTAGTAGTCCCATGATAGCATACAGACACCAGTGGATAATCCAACACATGCACAGGACCAGCGGCTCCGGCCCCTCTGCATCCTTCCTGGAGTCCACCCATGAGCACCTGCGTCTGCTTTTACATGCCCTGCTGGGTCCTCTTCATGTGGAGACTCACCTGCACACACCCAGCTTGCTTCTGCTGAGCCAGCAGCAatcacttctggatgttttgcaACCATGAGTATTCTTGTACCCCTGAACCAGGACTTCAGCAGAGCCTCCCGCCTCTACTTAGCCAGGATGGATCAGGAAGAGAAAATCTCATTTCCCAAGAACACATGAAAGATTGGTGTGAGTGCAACGTTCAGTTGCTTTTACACATGTGTATACTCTTTGGTGGTGTAACcaaatgagattaagaatagAAAAGGAACTCTTAGGTATAATCTCAAGGATATGTAGGTCCTGGAACACCATATCCATTGTGGCACTATTAACCACAGCCAAGAAATAACCCAGATGCTCCATGTTGTCTACAGACAAATGAGTGACATTGGACATTGCCGTGTGGAGCAAAGTCAGCCAGATTCTGAGGAACAGAGTCACAGGCCCAACCTATTTCCATCACAAACTCCTGCTAAGCCATGGAAAAGAACAAAATCCTGTCATCTGCACCATTATCTGTGGAACTACAGATCACTATGATAAGTGAAACAAGTCAGACACACAAAGGCAAATACATGTTCTGGCAACTGACTTAACAGGACAAAGGGTTGGTCAGTGAGACCAGAAAGTTCCAGGTGAGGAATCGACTCACATGTAATAACGGAGACCAGAAACACAGGGTAAGGGATCATTCCTGATCCTCACCTTAGCACAGTAACCAAGTTACTGGGGCAAAAGCAACactgaaaattatgaaaataactaTGAACTTAGAGAATGAAGTTACACAAACTACCACCTGTGAAAAGAGAGGTCTCATCACCCTGCTCTCATGAAAGACATGAAATACTTATATAAAAGTCACCAAATGGGGTCAATAGAGATGAGAAGAATTTAGAAGATAATCATTAGTACTCAACAAAATCCGCTAAAGAAatgcttcattcttttttattttctcttttggtgaCAGTACTGcggtttgaattcaggggctgggtgctgtctctgattgCTTTggttccaggctggcactctaccactcatccCCAGTTGGTGTTTTGGCTTGTTTGCTggatgattggagataagaatttcatggactttcctatccaagctggctttgaaccttgatcgtcagatcttagcctgctgagattataggcattggCCACCAGCacggggtttaatttttttttcctgaaagagtAAATGGTTGTGCAACAAAATAAGATGAAGAATAGGAAAGGAAAGTTTTGTTAGGAAACTCCTGGTAACCATGGCTTACACACCACAGAGGTTGCTCACAGACAGTCCTCACTTGTCAGGCCTCACTGTCTCCTGTTGGTCTACTGGGATCAAGGAGAAGCGACTCACCACCACTCCCATCCTCCCTTGGGAAACACCAGCGGGAAACTTTGAGCAGTGTCTTGATACTTGTCACatgggggaaagaaaaagtttTCAGAGAACTTGGCTGGTGAAGCAGTGTGCACATGACTTGCCACTCCAGGTGAAGAGATAATCACAGCTCCAGTGGGAGGTGACCTCACCTACCACCTTCCCAGACCCATATCTAAGGAGCCTTCTGCACCTCCAAAGCACACACGATGGTCTCCGAAACCACGGAGCTGCTGTCCATATCCGGAGAGAAAAGGTGAACACATGTGTTCACTGGCATCTGTGAGGAACAGGCTGCAGGAGACCTGCTATGGTTAACACTCTGGGTAAGTGATCACTTCTAGAAAAGGGATTCTGGGTTGAAGCAGGTTGCATGAAAAGTCACAGAGGAAGGATAGGAATGAGCTGGGGAAGCGAAAAGAGCTGGAGTTCTAGGCCTCCCATCCCCAAGCCCTGTGGTTTCTAACTTCCGGTTCCTTCACAGAGACTGTTGTGGTTTATGACAGGTGATGACGAATCCTCATTTTCCAGGTTCTTGGAAGTGGTGTTTTCACATCAGTGACTGTATTATGGCATATTTGCCCAAAATTGCTCACTCTCTGACTCTGTCCTCCGTAGACTGCATAATCCACAGACTAGACACGTTTTACCTTCCTGGTAGTTATTTTGGAAAAATGTCAGTGCAGCATTCAGGAAAGGGTGGCAGCCTGCTACCCACTCCTGCAGTCAGTGTGTTGGTGCGTACGTGCATGTGATCATGTGTGTATGTCATGAAtgtttccagttttttctttAGTCAGTGATTGGGCTTGGGTACAGGGTCTGGGCATGGTCCTTGagctcctcttgctcaaggctagggctattACCACTTTGAGACAAAACTCTACCTGTGGTTTTCTAGAGCTTAACTGAAgacaagcatctcacagacttttcttctccagactggctttgaatggcgaaTAGAAGATCTCAGTtgcctgtgtagctagaattacaggcctgagccactagggcccagtCTTAGATCTGATCCCAcaaaggagagaaatagaggTGCCCTTCATCTAGACTTACCTCCACTCCAGGCAGTTTCTCAAGGTTcacccatttccctgaaaatcctgcctcccaccccccttttttcATGGATGAATAAAGTTGGAATCCTCTTAATAAGTGAGAGGCGGTGGGAGAATATTTCCATGGGATTGATGTTGGATGCAGAATTTTGACTTCCCTTGGCACTGTGCTTGCCTCAGTTTTCCACACCAAATTTTCTGGATGAGACACAAGGAATGGAAAGAACAGCAGACAGCTGTGTGCTCATGGGGGTGTTCCTCTTATCTCAGACTGTGGTTGGGATTCTGGGTAATTTCTCTCTGCTCTACCATTATGTATTCCTTTTCTGCATGGGGAACAGAATGAGAGGCACAGACTTGATTCTTATGCACTTAATTGTGGCTAACTTCTTAAATCTTCTGTGTAGGGGCATTCCCCAAACCATGGTggcttggggctggagatatttcctcagtGATCTGGGGTGCAAACTGGTCTTCTATCTTCACCGAGTGGGCAGGGGTATGGCGATTGGTAGCATTTGCTTCCTGAGTGTCTTCCAGGCTGTCAGCATCAGCCCCGGGGACTCCCGGTGTGCATGGCTGAAGGGGAGAGCCCACAAGCACATTGTCTCCATGGTCTACCTCAGCTGGGGGGTCAGCCTCCTGGTGAACATtactttcctcatatacataacTGGACCTAAAACAGATGAAAACATGACTATCGTAAAAGACTATGGATACTGTTCCTCCATGCTTAAAAACCCAGCTGCAGATGTACTGCTCATAGTCTTGCTCTCAGTGGCTGATGTTCTGGGCCTGGGGCTCATGCTCTGGGCCAGCATCTCCATGCTCTTCGTCCTCTACACACACAAGCAGAGAATGCAGCACATCCAGAGGACCAGTGTCTCCTGCAGAGCCTCTCCTGAGTCCAGAGCTACCAAAAACATCCTTCTCCTCGTGAGCACCTTTGTGTCCTTTTATACCTGGTCCTGCATCTGTCAGATCTACATGGCTATGACTTACaaccccagccctgtgctgcaCCATATGGCCGCTTTTGCTATGGGCTGTTTCCCAGCTGTCAGCCCTTTTCTGCTCATGAGTGGTCGCTCCACTCCCTACAGCCTGTGCTTtgcctgcaggaggaggaggaaagtggtCCTCCCCTGAGGAACACACAAAGGTTCATTTCTATGTGAAGTTTGTTCAGTGATTCCACAATCTCGGCCCCTTGATAAAAGTCTTCTGATAGGAGAATCTAGTGTGCACGAGTTTACATGCCTGTGCATTTGTGCACTgtattatatttatgtatgtgtgttccCCATCTCTATTTTGATGGCATAGGAAATGATTTGAATGTTGAAATGTTACCTTCTGTAATAATGCTTATTACATTGTGTCAACTTCTTCCTTGGAATCTACTCCATGAAATGTTGTCAGGGTCCAGTTACAAGATAAATTGCTTAAACTCATCTCACATGTGTTTTCCTAATTCCAATTTGattccttgattttcttttatagttCCATATGGAATGAAGCAAACCATTCTTGAAGCTCCTTGTGTTCAGAAGCAGAAAgcagttggaaagaaaatagcgGCTGGGTGATGTTGGCTGACTggtgcctatcatcctagttactgaggaggccagatataaggatcacagttcaaaaccagcctaggcaggaaagtttgtgagactcttatctccaataaactactaaaaaagccggaagtggttttgtggctcaagtggtagagtgctagccttgagcaataggaagccaggcacagaacccaggccctgactaaAAGCTCCAGGGGTggcacaaagaaggaaagggagatagagaaacagagagacgaaacagacagacagcgacagccaagaaagaaggaggaaagagaggaagggagagagggaaggcccGCCAAGAAAGTCATGTGCAAGTTTTGGAGAAGTGCTCATATCAAATAAGAACATTCTGGGTGCATAACTCAACCAATGCCTAGGAAAGATGTCATTTTACTTCTGTTCCTATATCATACCACTGCCCTTTGGTGATCACCATAATGGTGGGCTGATATTGCACCACTACACACAGCTTGTTGTGGCCAGGTTCCTGTTGGAcagtatctattttttttcatcgCATCTACTTTTATTAAAATACCTCACTGCTCACTTGCAGGTGATAGTGTCTTGGCTAAGGGACCTTTTCAAGCAGATAGATCTTCATTatgatgacttttctttttattttgtcagtagtggggcttgaactcagggcctgtccattCTCCTGAGCAGAGACATTCGCAGGCACGGACTGAAGGAGTGCTAGCTGTGATTTCTCATGATTACAACAGACAAATCCTAGCTACAGTATTGATGGCGTTTTCTGATGAGGTGTGTTTTGGGGTTGTGCTCAGGCCCAGTGTCTCCATGATGACAATGTTGTACATACACCAGAGTAGACTCCAACAGAAGCACAGGACCCGCAGCTTTGGCCCCTCTGTGTCCTCCGTGTCCTTCCCTGATTCCAGAGCTTTCATGCCATCCTGCTTCCTGAGAGCCCGTGCTGCTGCTTCTACATGCCAGGCTGAATCCTCCATGTTTGTCCTTGTCTCGTGAGCATGCTCAGCTGACTTCCAGGGTACACAGCCAAACTAGTTTCTGGATGTTTCTGCTCCTGAACTAGGACTTCAGTGCCTCGAGCTTCTGCTTGGCCAGgatcaggaagaggaaaaagttcTCATTCTGGGAATGCATGAAACATTGGTGTGTGTGCAGCTTTCAGTTATCTTGTTCACACCTGTAGGCTCTTTCGTCTGTAAGTAGAGGAGGAACAACCCAAGACAACCCCAAGAACTTAACACCCTTGTTTCTGCACTGTATTATGCCATGTTTAAGTCTCTTACATGTGTGACTGTGCAACAAGCAGTATTTTGAAAGATTTCCATATTAATATttggaagccttttttttttttttttggatagtggggctgaaactcagggcctgtgcagcaGCCttcagctctttagctcaaggctagcattctaccactttgaactagaTGCACACTTACAGTTTCCTGGGGatcaattggggataagagtctcccctactttcctgtccaggctggctttgaaatacaatcctcacatctcagcctcctgattagctatgattataggcatgagccacatacACCAGTTTGGCTTCTCTTTTTCAAAAATATCCAGAGGAGTAAAACAGACAGTGAAGGTATATTTTCTAAGTACAAATGAAGgtttcaatatatttttatattaattttcagTTGTTTCCTAGGAGTTCACAACTTTAACCTGTGAGAGGAAGCTTAGAacccattatttttcttctatttttgtgcCCATCTTGTGCTCTAATCTCAGGACCCAGGAACTATTCTGAATTTTTGTgcacaaggttagtgctccacacCTAGAGCTCTACTTgccctacagctccacttgtggcctctttggtagttaattggaatccTCTTAATGCATGAGAGACACTAGGCAATATTTCCAGTGGGATTAATGCTGGATGGGAATTGTTGAGTTCCTTTGGTACTGTG contains:
- the LOC125344592 gene encoding vomeronasal type-1 receptor 4-like, with protein sequence MGVFLLSQTVVGILGNFSLLYHYVFLFCMGNRMRGTDLILMHLIVANFLNLLCRGIPQTMVAWGWRYFLSDLGCKLVFYLHRVGRGMAIGSICFLSVFQAVSISPGDSRCAWLKGRAHKHIVSMVYLSWGVSLLVNITFLIYITGPKTDENMTIVKDYGYCSSMLKNPAADVLLIVLLSVADVLGLGLMLWASISMLFVLYTHKQRMQHIQRTSVSCRASPESRATKNILLLVSTFVSFYTWSCICQIYMAMTYNPSPVLHHMAAFAMGCFPAVSPFLLMSGRSTPYSLCFACRRRRKVVLP